The Pseudarthrobacter sulfonivorans genome includes a window with the following:
- a CDS encoding LysE family transporter: MDYITALGSGLLAGIGLAAPLGAIGVLLVREGLTNGFKEAAPAAAAVALIDASYCVLAVVAGGITAPIIASWGDAPAIAGGLVLIALGLFGMYRTCTDVPAGVGRADSAPSSRWRRFGLFVGLTAVNPATLLYFAALTIGLGGVLSSLAGSVTFIAGAALASLTWQLVLVFAGSFFRGRVTAKAQRLLSVIGNTIIIALGLAAIISIVL; the protein is encoded by the coding sequence ATGGACTACATCACAGCACTAGGCAGCGGACTGCTTGCCGGCATCGGCTTAGCCGCACCCCTCGGAGCGATCGGAGTGCTGCTGGTGCGCGAAGGGTTGACGAACGGATTCAAGGAGGCGGCTCCGGCCGCTGCCGCAGTCGCGTTGATCGATGCGAGCTACTGCGTTCTAGCTGTCGTGGCTGGCGGAATAACGGCTCCGATTATTGCTTCGTGGGGTGACGCTCCAGCCATCGCAGGAGGGCTCGTCCTCATCGCCTTGGGTCTCTTCGGTATGTATCGAACCTGCACAGATGTCCCCGCTGGCGTGGGAAGAGCTGACTCCGCGCCCTCGTCGAGGTGGCGTCGATTTGGGCTCTTCGTCGGGCTCACCGCGGTCAACCCGGCGACCCTTCTGTACTTCGCAGCGCTGACAATCGGGCTCGGAGGAGTCCTGTCGTCGCTCGCTGGATCAGTTACGTTTATCGCGGGAGCCGCCCTCGCGTCGCTGACATGGCAGTTGGTGCTCGTGTTTGCTGGCTCGTTCTTCCGCGGACGTGTCACTGCCAAGGCTCAACGCTTGCTCTCGGTGATCGGGAACACGATAATCATTGCCCTCGGGCTGGCCGCGATCATCTCGATCGTGCTCTAA
- a CDS encoding Lrp/AsnC family transcriptional regulator, whose amino-acid sequence MDSIDKLILGILQSEARITFSELGHRVGLSTNAAAARVRRLETSGVIVGYRAILASEVPDPGAGLEGFIDVRLKPDTDSTSFLKWAGTEYAVRDAVHVTGPYDYILHVVVPSTKALDLLLRQLKADAGAAQTQTRLALR is encoded by the coding sequence GTGGACAGCATCGACAAACTAATTCTAGGTATTCTGCAGAGCGAAGCGCGGATTACGTTCAGCGAACTTGGCCATCGGGTTGGATTGAGTACCAACGCAGCCGCAGCCCGCGTCCGCCGCCTCGAGACAAGTGGCGTCATCGTCGGCTACCGGGCAATACTCGCCAGCGAAGTTCCTGATCCTGGAGCGGGGCTTGAGGGATTCATCGACGTGCGCCTCAAACCGGACACGGATTCGACGTCCTTCCTAAAATGGGCCGGAACTGAATACGCCGTACGGGACGCCGTCCACGTTACAGGCCCGTACGACTACATCCTTCACGTCGTTGTGCCAAGCACGAAAGCCCTCGATCTACTGCTGCGCCAACTCAAGGCCGATGCCGGCGCCGCCCAAACTCAGACTCGACTCGCACTCCGGTAA
- a CDS encoding TetR/AcrR family transcriptional regulator, with protein sequence MTDQPYHHGRLREALLDRATEFIEEAGVEGLSLRQLARDLGVSHAAPGKHFRDKQALLDALALDGFRSMNARIMGASEAAGDHRSRFVRIARAYVDFAVAHPVLLAAMHSTKHHPDASDELRSIGEDGIRVARAIIAEAQDAGELAPGDRERLALVCFVSLHGAAVLAAGNLLDGTSIDSLTVATTDLLWAGMVAGMPAPQGASGIGA encoded by the coding sequence ATGACCGATCAGCCCTACCATCACGGCAGGCTCCGCGAGGCGTTGCTCGACCGTGCGACAGAATTCATCGAAGAAGCAGGAGTCGAGGGACTTTCGCTGCGGCAGCTCGCGCGTGACTTGGGCGTGAGCCACGCGGCACCGGGCAAGCATTTCCGTGACAAGCAGGCGCTTCTCGATGCCCTCGCCCTTGACGGCTTCCGCAGCATGAATGCCAGGATAATGGGAGCGTCTGAAGCGGCCGGAGACCATCGGTCACGCTTTGTCCGGATCGCTAGGGCCTATGTGGACTTCGCGGTCGCCCACCCGGTCCTGTTGGCCGCGATGCACTCCACCAAGCACCATCCTGATGCCAGTGATGAACTGCGCAGCATCGGCGAAGACGGCATAAGGGTCGCCAGGGCCATCATCGCTGAAGCCCAGGACGCCGGGGAGTTGGCGCCAGGCGACCGCGAGAGGCTCGCGCTCGTCTGCTTCGTGAGCCTGCACGGAGCCGCTGTGCTGGCGGCGGGCAACCTCCTGGATGGAACATCCATCGACTCCCTAACCGTTGCGACAACCGACCTGTTGTGGGCGGGAATGGTCGCAGGCATGCCCGCGCCCCAGGGAGCCTCGGGAATCGGCGCATGA
- a CDS encoding SDR family NAD(P)-dependent oxidoreductase: protein MSYTGTTALITGASSGLGAEFATRFAARGANLVLVARRTDRLEDLAKKLRDAHGISVTTLSKDLSRPGAGAEVRDELAGRGIRIHTLINNAGFATSGPLVEEDPAVIASEISLNVASLVETTRAFLPEMLAAGKGALINVASTAAFQPVPGMAVYGATKAFVLSFTEALAHETRESSLRVLALCPGATRTEFFDVLGSQAAAVGRLQSASAVIDTALRALDRRTTPVSVVSGFINRMLAGMAQRLPRHISLAIAGRAVQD from the coding sequence ATGAGCTACACCGGAACCACGGCACTCATCACTGGAGCGAGCTCCGGGCTCGGCGCCGAGTTTGCAACACGATTTGCGGCGCGCGGGGCCAACCTTGTGCTGGTCGCACGGCGGACCGACCGGCTAGAGGATCTCGCCAAGAAGCTCCGCGACGCGCACGGCATCTCGGTCACAACGCTCTCGAAGGACCTGAGCCGGCCGGGAGCCGGAGCGGAAGTCCGCGACGAGCTCGCCGGCCGCGGCATCCGCATCCACACCCTGATCAACAACGCGGGCTTCGCCACGAGCGGGCCCTTAGTCGAGGAGGACCCTGCGGTCATCGCCTCGGAGATCTCCCTGAACGTGGCCTCTCTCGTCGAGACCACGCGGGCATTCCTCCCCGAGATGCTCGCCGCCGGGAAGGGCGCACTCATCAACGTGGCCAGCACTGCAGCATTTCAGCCGGTCCCTGGGATGGCGGTGTACGGAGCAACCAAGGCATTTGTCCTGAGCTTCACGGAAGCCCTCGCACATGAGACGAGGGAATCCAGCCTTCGGGTACTCGCGCTCTGCCCGGGAGCCACCCGCACCGAATTCTTCGATGTCCTCGGGAGCCAGGCCGCAGCGGTCGGCCGGCTGCAAAGCGCCAGCGCCGTCATCGACACTGCCCTGCGCGCTCTCGATCGCCGCACTACACCCGTAAGCGTCGTCTCCGGCTTCATAAATCGCATGCTTGCCGGAATGGCCCAGCGCCTCCCGCGACACATCTCCCTCGCCATCGCCGGCCGAGCAGTACAGGACTAG
- a CDS encoding PhzF family phenazine biosynthesis protein: protein MNQTPDVLRYAAFATTPGGGNPAGVVLDATRLDDAQMQVIAADVGYAETVFITEAAVDGDSRRNRVRYFSPIAEVPFCGHATIALAVALSRLHGTGTFKFDTSVGPVSIESAGQGADLTASFTSVEPRVAEFPTGVLDTLLGLLGVGRDELHPTYPPLLAFAGNWHPILVFADRRTFDSFVFDPDPMRTLMDAQNWAGTVTTLCEIGAGEFDSRNLFPVGAITEDPATGSAAAAFGGYLRLLSLVEPPSRVVVFQGSHVGRPSRLTIHIPPLGGIIVRGEAVEIA, encoded by the coding sequence ATGAATCAGACTCCCGACGTACTTCGTTATGCCGCCTTTGCCACGACCCCTGGCGGAGGAAATCCGGCCGGAGTGGTACTGGACGCAACCCGCCTCGACGACGCACAGATGCAGGTCATCGCGGCCGATGTCGGATACGCGGAAACGGTATTTATCACCGAGGCAGCCGTTGACGGAGACTCACGTCGAAACCGTGTGCGGTACTTCTCCCCGATTGCCGAGGTGCCGTTTTGCGGCCATGCCACAATTGCACTGGCTGTCGCGCTGTCGAGGCTTCACGGTACGGGAACCTTTAAGTTCGATACGTCGGTGGGGCCAGTCTCGATCGAATCTGCAGGCCAGGGAGCTGACCTCACGGCATCCTTCACGAGTGTGGAGCCTCGCGTCGCCGAGTTCCCGACAGGTGTTCTGGACACTCTGCTCGGGCTGCTCGGCGTGGGTCGGGACGAATTGCACCCCACCTACCCGCCGCTGCTCGCCTTTGCCGGAAACTGGCATCCAATACTGGTCTTCGCTGATCGAAGGACCTTTGACTCATTCGTGTTCGACCCGGATCCCATGCGCACGCTGATGGACGCCCAAAACTGGGCCGGTACCGTAACGACACTCTGCGAGATCGGAGCGGGTGAGTTTGACTCACGCAATCTCTTCCCGGTGGGCGCCATCACTGAAGATCCGGCGACGGGTTCGGCTGCCGCTGCTTTCGGCGGATACCTCCGCCTGCTTTCGCTTGTGGAACCACCCAGCCGGGTGGTGGTGTTCCAAGGCAGCCACGTCGGCCGCCCGAGCAGACTCACCATTCATATTCCACCGCTCGGCGGGATCATCGTGCGCGGAGAAGCCGTCGAAATCGCTTGA
- a CDS encoding multidrug effflux MFS transporter, with protein sequence MTAVVTPIPAREQAVGRPLAIVLGLLTIFGPISMDLYLPVLPALTAGLQSTTSVAQLTITACLLGLAIGQVVAGPLSDRLGRRMPLLIGVVAYTLTSALCALSPTIETLIIARFVQGLAGAVGIVIAQAAGRDVYSGAKLLRYYGRLTVLGGLAAIVGPVIGGQLATVTDWRGVFLFLAAVGVAVLLASLVVFQETLPANRRVTGGLSHTIQDFRRLLADPVFVGAVLITGFTYSAVFAYLSGATYILQGMYGLSPQGYSLAFGLISFGFMVFGFIAGRLSERWSERGTLTLGLIMTAAGAMGLLGTAFLHLPLVAIILSLFTMVSGVAVTSPPATSLALKDYPDIAGTASSLLGLARYAFGGSAAPLVGIGGANDAVPFGIVAAVSATAAVLCLGLVRRRRGPSVLGRT encoded by the coding sequence GTGACCGCCGTCGTAACCCCGATTCCCGCACGCGAGCAGGCGGTCGGCCGCCCACTGGCGATCGTGCTCGGCCTGCTGACCATTTTCGGACCTATCTCCATGGACCTTTACCTGCCGGTCCTCCCAGCTCTCACCGCAGGGCTTCAAAGCACGACGTCGGTGGCCCAGTTGACCATCACCGCCTGTCTGCTGGGCCTCGCCATCGGCCAAGTAGTGGCCGGGCCGCTTTCGGACCGCCTGGGGCGGCGGATGCCGCTGCTGATCGGCGTCGTTGCCTACACACTTACCTCTGCGCTCTGCGCGCTGAGCCCAACCATCGAGACGCTCATCATCGCCAGGTTCGTCCAGGGCCTGGCCGGAGCCGTGGGCATCGTCATTGCGCAGGCCGCCGGGCGGGACGTCTACTCGGGCGCCAAGCTGCTTCGTTACTACGGCCGCCTCACGGTTCTCGGGGGACTGGCTGCCATCGTTGGGCCTGTCATCGGCGGGCAACTGGCAACCGTCACCGACTGGCGCGGAGTCTTCCTGTTCCTCGCAGCCGTCGGCGTCGCCGTCCTGCTGGCGTCCTTGGTGGTCTTCCAGGAGACCTTGCCGGCGAACCGTCGGGTGACCGGAGGCCTCTCCCACACAATCCAGGATTTCCGCCGGCTCCTCGCTGACCCGGTTTTCGTCGGAGCCGTGCTGATCACCGGCTTCACGTACTCGGCGGTCTTCGCCTATTTGAGCGGAGCAACGTACATACTCCAAGGCATGTATGGGCTCTCCCCGCAGGGATACTCGTTGGCCTTCGGCCTGATTTCATTCGGCTTTATGGTCTTTGGATTCATCGCCGGCCGGCTTTCTGAACGGTGGTCCGAACGTGGAACGCTCACGCTGGGCCTGATCATGACGGCGGCCGGCGCCATGGGGCTGCTGGGGACGGCGTTCCTGCACCTGCCGCTGGTCGCGATCATTCTGTCCCTGTTCACCATGGTCAGTGGGGTGGCCGTCACCAGCCCGCCAGCCACCTCACTGGCACTCAAGGATTATCCCGATATCGCCGGGACGGCCTCGTCCTTGCTGGGGCTGGCCCGGTACGCCTTCGGCGGCAGCGCCGCACCCTTGGTAGGTATCGGCGGAGCCAACGACGCCGTCCCCTTTGGGATAGTCGCGGCCGTTTCCGCGACAGCAGCAGTCCTTTGCCTGGGGCTGGTGAGGAGGAGGCGTGGTCCGAGTGTTCTCGGCAGGACGTAA
- the arfB gene encoding alternative ribosome rescue aminoacyl-tRNA hydrolase ArfB, with amino-acid sequence MDLEVSTALTIPASELRWRFSRSSGPGGQHVNTTDSRAELSWNIAGSAVLSDDQRQMLLTRLGPRLVAGVITVASSEQRSQLRNRETALAKLAELVAEGLAPAGPRRRATKPTRGSNRRRLAAKEQRSATKRQRQRPSAE; translated from the coding sequence ATGGATCTGGAAGTGTCGACCGCGCTCACGATTCCCGCGTCGGAACTCCGCTGGCGGTTCTCGCGATCGTCCGGGCCAGGCGGTCAGCACGTCAACACGACGGACAGCCGCGCCGAACTCTCCTGGAACATCGCCGGCTCCGCCGTACTTTCGGATGACCAACGGCAGATGCTGCTCACCCGTCTCGGACCACGCCTCGTCGCCGGGGTGATCACCGTGGCCTCCTCCGAGCAGCGCTCCCAGCTGCGCAACCGCGAGACCGCCCTGGCCAAGCTCGCCGAACTCGTGGCGGAAGGTCTGGCACCCGCAGGCCCCCGCCGTCGGGCGACCAAACCCACGCGTGGTTCGAACCGCCGGCGACTCGCCGCCAAGGAGCAGCGGTCGGCGACGAAACGGCAACGGCAGCGGCCGTCCGCCGAGTAG
- a CDS encoding HoxN/HupN/NixA family nickel/cobalt transporter — MKALLNHHEREALPTARRLAVTFAAVAALHIVMLALLADSLRTNHNPVVLGLLITAYLAGVKHSYDWDHIAAIDNSTRRFAAQGRSPVSVGFAFSMGHSMVVVLAGVLMVSGAGIIQDALNDGSSANMVLSITGASVSGLFLLTIGVYNAAAFRRTAVLYRRVKDGATVTREALAPTGLVARLLDKPLSRVNRPRDIFVLGFLFGLGFDTASTIAFLLLTATAALAGISPVALMALPFGFMAAMTLCDTVNGVAMMKMYRSAVVDPRRRIGFNMVITGVSAASALFISVITIAGVLHGMLGLTDPVTTFLAELDLGHAGLVLVAMLLFIWGAHTWVRRVGEAASAASAASAATGGNPQG; from the coding sequence ATGAAAGCCCTCTTGAACCACCACGAGCGGGAAGCCCTCCCGACGGCCCGCCGCTTGGCGGTCACCTTCGCGGCAGTCGCCGCCCTCCACATCGTTATGCTCGCGCTGCTGGCCGATTCGCTGCGCACAAACCACAACCCTGTGGTGCTCGGCCTGCTCATCACGGCTTACCTGGCCGGTGTGAAGCACAGTTACGACTGGGACCACATTGCGGCGATCGACAACTCCACCCGCCGCTTCGCCGCCCAGGGCCGCAGCCCCGTCAGCGTGGGCTTCGCCTTCAGCATGGGCCACAGCATGGTGGTTGTGCTTGCCGGGGTGCTTATGGTCAGTGGTGCCGGCATCATTCAGGACGCACTTAATGACGGCTCGTCCGCGAACATGGTTTTGAGCATTACCGGGGCATCCGTCTCGGGCCTGTTCCTGCTGACCATCGGTGTTTACAACGCCGCCGCTTTCCGCCGAACTGCTGTGCTGTACCGGCGGGTCAAGGACGGCGCGACCGTCACCCGCGAGGCACTGGCCCCGACCGGTCTCGTGGCCCGCCTGCTCGACAAACCGCTCTCCCGCGTCAACCGCCCACGCGACATCTTTGTCCTGGGATTCCTCTTCGGCCTCGGCTTCGACACGGCCTCGACGATCGCGTTCCTGCTCCTCACGGCGACGGCCGCCCTCGCCGGCATCTCCCCGGTGGCGCTGATGGCTCTGCCCTTCGGCTTTATGGCGGCGATGACACTGTGCGACACGGTGAACGGCGTCGCGATGATGAAGATGTACCGGAGCGCCGTGGTGGATCCCCGGCGACGGATCGGCTTCAACATGGTCATCACGGGTGTGTCTGCAGCCTCGGCACTGTTCATCTCGGTCATAACCATCGCAGGCGTACTGCACGGGATGCTCGGACTTACCGACCCGGTGACCACCTTCCTGGCCGAGCTCGACCTTGGCCACGCCGGACTGGTCCTTGTGGCGATGCTGCTGTTCATCTGGGGTGCGCATACCTGGGTGCGCCGCGTCGGCGAAGCCGCCTCTGCCGCCTCTGCCGCCTCTGCCGCAACGGGTGGAAACCCGCAGGGATAG
- a CDS encoding urease accessory protein UreD — MTGAPAPELPVRRAAVELAGTLALTVGVRGDRCIATSQYHQGALRILRPHYLDDTGQVCYVVVNPGGGYVGGDEYEIDITVETGARLLLTTQSATKVYRTPGTHAEQRTHIRLGANASLESVPDPLIAYRGATYRQATVVEMHGSASLVMAEILTPGWSPDGTLFGYDEIRLRNEISVDGRLAVLDNLLIRPVTGAAPINGMAFLEDYTHVGSLLVMDVRVDAALLNELNELLLPLAGGCNLGMSLLDGGLVIRALSHATEPLDALIRAGVDFLRFRWHDQPRLNLRKY; from the coding sequence GTGACGGGTGCGCCTGCGCCCGAACTCCCGGTGCGCCGCGCCGCCGTCGAACTCGCCGGTACGCTCGCCCTCACCGTGGGTGTGCGGGGCGACCGCTGCATCGCCACGAGCCAGTACCACCAGGGCGCGCTGCGCATCCTGCGCCCGCACTACCTCGATGACACCGGCCAGGTCTGCTACGTGGTGGTCAATCCCGGGGGCGGGTACGTCGGTGGCGACGAGTATGAAATCGACATCACTGTGGAAACAGGGGCCCGGCTCCTGCTGACCACGCAGTCCGCGACGAAGGTCTACCGCACTCCCGGGACCCATGCCGAACAGCGGACGCACATTCGCCTCGGCGCCAACGCGAGCCTGGAATCTGTGCCGGACCCCCTGATCGCTTACCGCGGGGCGACGTACCGGCAGGCCACAGTGGTGGAGATGCACGGCAGCGCCTCGCTGGTGATGGCCGAGATCCTCACCCCGGGCTGGTCCCCGGACGGCACGCTGTTCGGCTATGACGAAATCCGCCTGCGGAACGAGATCTCGGTCGACGGTCGCCTGGCGGTGCTCGACAACCTGTTGATCCGTCCAGTGACCGGAGCGGCGCCGATCAACGGCATGGCCTTCCTTGAGGACTACACCCACGTCGGTTCCCTCCTGGTCATGGATGTCCGCGTGGACGCCGCACTGCTGAACGAGCTGAACGAGCTGTTGCTGCCGCTCGCCGGCGGCTGCAACCTGGGAATGTCACTGCTCGACGGCGGCCTGGTCATCCGGGCCTTGTCCCACGCCACCGAGCCGCTGGACGCCCTCATCCGCGCCGGCGTCGATTTTCTGCGATTCCGCTGGCACGACCAGCCCCGCCTCAACCTTCGAAAGTACTAA
- the ureG gene encoding urease accessory protein UreG, with protein sequence MKLIKIGVGGPVGAGKTQLVERLTRHLSAEISMAAITNDIYTIEDAKILAANGILPLDRIIGIETGGCPHTAIREDTSMNSAAVEELRLRHPGLEVVFIESGGDNLSATFSPELVDFSIYIIDVAQGEKIPRKAGQGMIKSDFFIINKKDLAPYVGADLSVMEADTLEFRGNKPYCFTNLKTDEGLEHVTNWIRRDVLMLDLRQ encoded by the coding sequence ATGAAACTCATCAAAATCGGCGTCGGCGGTCCTGTCGGCGCAGGCAAGACCCAGCTCGTGGAACGCCTGACCCGCCACCTCAGCGCCGAGATCTCGATGGCCGCGATCACCAACGACATCTACACCATCGAGGACGCCAAGATCCTCGCGGCCAACGGGATCCTGCCACTGGACCGCATCATCGGCATCGAAACCGGCGGCTGCCCGCACACCGCGATCCGGGAGGACACGTCGATGAACTCGGCCGCTGTGGAGGAGCTGCGGCTGCGCCACCCCGGGCTCGAAGTCGTCTTCATCGAAAGCGGGGGAGACAACCTTTCGGCCACGTTCAGCCCGGAACTGGTGGACTTCTCGATCTACATCATCGACGTGGCGCAGGGCGAAAAAATCCCGCGCAAGGCCGGCCAGGGCATGATCAAGTCCGACTTCTTCATCATCAACAAAAAGGACCTGGCCCCGTATGTGGGTGCCGACCTCTCCGTGATGGAGGCGGACACGCTCGAGTTCCGCGGCAACAAGCCCTACTGCTTCACGAACCTCAAGACCGACGAAGGCCTGGAGCACGTCACCAACTGGATCAGGCGCGACGTGCTCATGCTTGACCTCCGCCAGTGA
- a CDS encoding urease accessory protein UreF — translation MPNTPTEHVNEPPSYLLPLLQLSDSALPTGGFSHSFGMETFLERGLIDGEASFASWLSQFVGIQLTYSDGFALRLAFEASSVDDIARVDRMIAAAALPREVREAGTKMGARMLAISGTVAPGARLAGYAADVGSGRCAGHPAVAFGVAGRQLGVPLEELLASYLFTAVTSLTQNAIRAIPIGQDAGQRVLLGTHPKIMEAVRRIQALDADDFGITAPGLEIAQMRHERQRVRMFMS, via the coding sequence ATGCCGAACACACCCACTGAGCACGTGAACGAGCCGCCGTCGTACCTGCTGCCACTGTTGCAGCTCTCTGATTCCGCGCTCCCCACCGGCGGGTTCAGCCATTCCTTCGGTATGGAAACGTTTCTGGAACGTGGCCTCATCGACGGGGAAGCGAGCTTCGCCAGCTGGCTGAGCCAGTTTGTGGGCATCCAGCTGACCTACAGTGACGGGTTCGCCCTGCGCCTGGCGTTCGAGGCGTCCTCGGTTGACGATATTGCCCGGGTCGACCGGATGATCGCGGCGGCGGCGCTGCCCCGTGAAGTGCGCGAGGCGGGGACCAAGATGGGCGCACGGATGCTGGCCATCTCCGGCACGGTGGCGCCGGGAGCCCGGCTCGCGGGCTACGCGGCCGACGTCGGATCCGGGCGTTGCGCCGGGCATCCGGCGGTCGCGTTCGGTGTCGCCGGCCGGCAGTTGGGCGTCCCGCTGGAGGAATTGCTCGCGAGCTACCTCTTCACGGCGGTCACGTCGCTGACGCAAAACGCCATCCGGGCCATCCCCATCGGGCAGGACGCCGGGCAGCGTGTGCTGCTGGGAACGCATCCCAAGATCATGGAAGCCGTCCGCCGGATCCAGGCACTGGATGCCGACGACTTCGGGATCACGGCCCCGGGCCTGGAAATCGCCCAGATGCGCCACGAACGCCAGCGCGTCCGCATGTTTATGTCTTAG
- the ureE gene encoding urease accessory protein UreE, translated as MIIDHVIANRHDLPDDELAGLHEEQVLLPSAELVKKIQRVTTDHGRELGIRLSDAAGPVRDLRDGDILFRDDKTVIVVTALATDVLVIAARSIREMGFVAHNLGNRHMQAQFFDADSEYAAEVMVVQYDHTIEDYLIHVGVPYSRQERVVPVPFRHAEHTH; from the coding sequence ATGATCATCGACCACGTCATCGCCAACCGGCACGATCTCCCCGACGACGAACTGGCTGGCCTCCACGAGGAGCAGGTCCTCCTGCCGAGCGCGGAACTCGTCAAGAAAATCCAGCGGGTGACCACCGACCACGGCCGCGAGCTGGGCATCCGGCTCAGCGATGCCGCGGGCCCGGTGCGGGATCTCCGCGACGGCGACATCCTGTTCCGCGACGACAAAACAGTCATCGTGGTGACTGCGCTGGCAACCGACGTCCTTGTTATCGCCGCGCGCAGCATCCGTGAAATGGGGTTTGTTGCGCACAACCTCGGCAACCGGCACATGCAGGCGCAGTTTTTCGACGCCGACAGTGAATATGCCGCGGAGGTGATGGTGGTGCAGTACGACCACACGATCGAGGACTACCTGATCCACGTTGGTGTGCCGTACTCGCGCCAGGAACGTGTGGTGCCCGTGCCGTTCCGCCATGCCGAACACACCCACTGA
- the ureC gene encoding urease subunit alpha, whose amino-acid sequence MSFELSRKQYSDLYGPTTGDAVRLADTDLFLEIEHDHTNYGEEVVFGGGKVIRDGMGQNGQLVRDDHIPDTVITNVIVFDYTGIYKADVALRDGHIFKIGKAGNPQISRGVNITIGVATDIIAGEGKILTAGGIDTHVHFVSPDQVPVALASGVTTLIGGGTGPSDASKATTVTPGAWHISRMLQAVENLPINVGLLGKGHASAIEPLAEQIRAGAIGLKVHEDWGATTSSIDMSLRVADEYDVQVAIHSDTLNECGFVEDTIRAIGGRVIHTFHTEGAGGGHAPDIIKIAALPNVLPASTNPTLPYTVNTIDEHLDMLMVCHHLSPDIPEDVAFADSRIRKETIAAEDVLHDMGIFSITSSDSQAMGRVGEVVLRTWQVADAMKRQRGKLDGDPAVGDNFRLKRYVAKYTINPAIAHGIADAVGSIEEGKFADLVLWDPMFFGVKPELVLKGGQAVMSVMGDPNASIPTPQPRTLRGNFGALGTAVHASSITFLSKAAIAAGVPEQLGLRRVIRPVSGVRTLTKADMKHNGETPDIGVDPETYEVTVDGEPITAEPSTVLPMAQRYFLF is encoded by the coding sequence GTGAGCTTCGAGCTGAGCCGCAAACAGTACTCGGACCTCTACGGCCCCACCACGGGCGACGCCGTCCGCCTGGCCGACACTGATCTGTTCCTCGAGATTGAGCACGATCACACCAACTACGGTGAAGAGGTGGTGTTTGGCGGCGGCAAGGTGATCCGTGACGGCATGGGCCAGAACGGGCAGCTGGTCCGGGACGATCACATCCCGGACACCGTGATCACGAACGTGATCGTGTTTGACTACACCGGCATCTACAAAGCCGACGTGGCCCTCCGGGACGGGCACATCTTCAAGATCGGCAAGGCCGGAAACCCCCAGATTTCCCGGGGCGTGAACATCACCATCGGCGTCGCCACGGACATCATCGCGGGTGAGGGCAAGATCCTCACCGCAGGCGGCATAGACACGCACGTGCACTTCGTGAGCCCCGACCAGGTGCCCGTGGCGCTGGCCTCGGGAGTCACCACCCTAATCGGCGGCGGCACCGGACCGAGCGATGCGAGCAAGGCCACCACCGTGACGCCGGGCGCCTGGCACATTTCACGCATGCTTCAGGCCGTGGAGAACCTCCCGATCAATGTCGGCCTGCTCGGCAAAGGCCACGCCAGCGCAATCGAGCCCCTCGCGGAGCAGATCCGGGCGGGTGCCATCGGGCTGAAGGTGCACGAGGACTGGGGCGCCACCACGTCCTCGATCGACATGTCGCTGCGCGTGGCCGACGAGTATGACGTGCAGGTGGCCATCCACTCCGACACCCTCAACGAGTGCGGCTTCGTCGAAGACACCATCCGGGCCATCGGCGGCCGGGTCATCCACACGTTCCACACCGAAGGCGCCGGCGGCGGGCATGCCCCGGACATCATCAAGATCGCGGCGCTGCCCAACGTCCTGCCGGCGTCGACCAATCCCACCCTGCCGTACACGGTCAACACCATCGACGAACACCTCGACATGCTGATGGTCTGCCACCACCTGAGCCCGGACATCCCCGAGGATGTGGCCTTCGCCGATTCGCGTATCCGCAAGGAAACCATCGCAGCGGAGGACGTGCTGCATGACATGGGCATCTTCTCCATCACCAGCTCTGACTCCCAGGCCATGGGCCGGGTCGGCGAGGTGGTCCTGCGCACCTGGCAGGTAGCGGACGCCATGAAGCGCCAACGCGGAAAGCTCGACGGCGACCCCGCGGTGGGAGACAACTTCCGGCTCAAGCGCTACGTGGCCAAATACACCATCAACCCGGCGATCGCCCACGGCATCGCGGACGCGGTCGGAAGCATCGAGGAGGGAAAATTCGCCGACCTCGTGCTCTGGGACCCGATGTTCTTTGGGGTCAAGCCCGAGCTCGTGCTCAAGGGCGGGCAAGCGGTCATGAGCGTTATGGGGGATCCCAACGCCTCGATCCCCACGCCGCAGCCACGCACCCTCCGCGGCAATTTCGGGGCGCTCGGCACCGCGGTACATGCCTCCTCGATCACGTTTCTTTCCAAGGCCGCCATAGCCGCCGGAGTCCCCGAGCAGCTGGGCCTGCGCCGCGTGATCCGGCCGGTGAGCGGTGTCCGTACCCTCACCAAGGCAGATATGAAGCACAACGGCGAGACGCCGGATATCGGCGTTGACCCGGAAACTTACGAGGTGACTGTCGACGGCGAGCCAATCACGGCGGAGCCCTCAACGGTGCTGCCCATGGCGCAGCGCTACTTCCTCTTTTAG